The Primulina tabacum isolate GXHZ01 chromosome 1, ASM2559414v2, whole genome shotgun sequence genome contains the following window.
CGGCTCTCTACAACTCCAACTTGATTATTCATCATACCCTCCCTGAGGTGGAACCTAAGCCTCTCGTCCGATAAAGCATCTAATCTTCCCCTGATATCTTTCACTTTTTGTGCTATTTCAAGACGACGCGAAAACTGATTTCTTTTTGAGAAAAATGAAGTTAGTGTAGTTAGATAACCACGCTTACCTCTTTCAGAAATCCATCTTCGTCTGAGGCCCGCTGTAGCGATCTGGTCCAGTACGTCATCAGCATCGTATGCAGCATCCTTGAGCTTTCGCAACCAATTCTGCAGCACATCATTGTTTCGTTGCTTGACTTCAGCGTCTTGAAGCACAAGTTGGATTGTGCTAAAAACACTTTCAAGTCTCTCGAGTTCATCCTCTAAGCCCCAAAGGAGCTTAATCTCTCGCACCGCCGCTAAGTTCAAGTTTCCGATAACTGTTCCCACAAGTGCTGAAACCAGCGCTTCCGCCATATTTAAATTCTTGCAATATTGAGATGTAATTTCAAAGACGATGCGTGGATCGACGTACAGATATTATCTTTCAGAGAAACGAAGTCTCCTCCAACTTCAAGTCTTCCCTGTTGAGCTCCACGCGTAAATGAATTATTGAGCCTCGCCTCAGatatgaatttatttatttttttttatctaaaattctttttataaaaGAACATATTTCTTCACAAGACTTGAGATTAATAATACCTATTGACCAAGTCTACTTATTGGACTCCTCCACACGTCATGAATTATTGAGTTtctaaatttcttttttttttttttgagaaattgaaaaaatatgatgAAATCGGATACCTAATTGTAACAAACTTTCAACAACTAAAAAAAACTGACTTACTTCTTAAATGTCGTTTCAAGATTGTATCGGAACTCCAATCAAATTAAGTTttctgataatcaaatttatttatttttttaaaaaagaaatatattatttatcatatGAGTCAAAAAAAAATTGCTTATTCATTCGTCAATAAAATCTATTACATAATAAACATTCAGACATGGTGAGAttatgttattatataataatacaaatataataaatacttttatggaaaaatattataattttgaagCAAAGCGCATTGTTTGGTCATGAATATggaatttttgttgttgttccTTTTCGTTAATTAGTAATATCTATATTTTAGATTTCACTTCATTTTAAttctattttcaattttttttaatagaatTTATAAGTTTGTAAATATGGGGAAAAAAATATAACTCATTtgtacaattatttatttaatcgcTATGTTAATTAGCCaaacacaaaaactcatgtgagacggtctcacgggtcaattttgtgaaacagatacacgaaaaaatattactttttatgtcaaatatattatttttttatcgtaaatatgaacaagattgatgcatctcacgaataaagatccgtgagaccgtcttgtGAAAGACCTACTCTTAGCCAAAACGAATATAGTTACATTTAATATAGCGGAAGGATGAAAATGTAATTCAAATTCAACGACAATAATAATGGGAATCTTAatacaaaatcaaaattaatcTTATttatcatgattaaatgataattaaaaaatgaaatatttcatttaatcAAAATGTAGtcttcatcaataaaaacaaacatATTTCTATCCACCtactttaataattataattaaaatatgatttacctACTGATAGTCATAATATTCAaaccaaataaaaaattataatataaaatattatcttCATCTCAAATATATTGActgtatatattttttgatatcTCAAATACATGAGTGATTTTATATATACATCaagtatttataaaataattcttACACTCGTCTATAACATAACTGAACTAACACGTAAAAATCAAACAATTACAACATAATTTTggtaaaaacttgtatgagacggtctcatgggtcgtattttgtgagacggatctcttatatgggtcatccataaaaaaatattactttttatgctaaggtattactttttattgtgaatatcggtagggttgacccgtctcacagataaaaaatCATGAGACCTTCCCACAAGAGATCTACACCATAATTTTTTTGGAAATCATTGTGTACCAAAACAACACACTTCTTTCGAAtggaatgttttttttttactacaCTATTAGATTTGTACTTTCAAACCAACTATTTATTCATTCACATGTATTTTTTCACATCATGATCAATTCATTCATCTAAGTTCCAAAGAAAAAAATGTCCATTTATCCTTCAAATGAAATATGCCAACATAATTGATACAAATGTTACATTTATGCATAATAAAGTGTCAACTTACATCAATTTATTTATCTTCTACTTTGGGAGCATAACacaaattggaaaaaaaaaaatcttttatttaaaatctgacgatatatcaaataaaaaatcgCAATATGATGACTGTAAATTTTGATGTAATTATCTATTAATATAATTTTAgcattatttcaaatatataatcaAGTTTTTATATTTAACATATCTTCTtctactctttttttttttactgatGTAGCTCTATTTACTGAATTtcagaaaaatatataaaaaaattaaataaatttttataaaaaagtaTAAATTTAAGACGAAAAAAGTAACTAGGAGAAAAGATAGAAATCCACGTGTTAGATGGCATTTTTACATTACTTTGAAGACAATTAGTAGAGATAGGCACAAAAATTGATGCTGAGCTGGCAATTGTAGTTGAACGTCTCACCGCCACCTTAATCACACCTAACTCGACTTTAAACCCCTTGTTCAACTTCTGGTTAGGGGGCAACGTACTTGGTCCGCAGCACGACGTACAACCCTCTGTCCCACCTCATTATTCGTCCGGATCTCCGGGACCTAAGCGCCATCTGATCGTCACGTGCAGGTATTATTCTCAATCCGCTTCCTTCGGCATCATCGACGCGGCTGAGCCACTCTTCTCTGGCGGCGGATTTACACGCAGAACACAGCGAGGCACTCTGTGTGTGTGCTTTTGGTTTGCTTTTTATCTTGTGTTGAATCTGTCTTTTtactttgttttgtttttgtttgttgCGTGGAGAGCAATGGCGACGTCGTTTGGAGCAGCGAATGCGACGGCGGCCTCTGTGGCGGAGAATGCGCGTAAATCCTCCCCTTATCTGCCGCTATGCCGCCACCATTTGTGCCACAGTGCGTCCTCGGACAAGGTTTCCTTCTGCTTCTCTGCCAAACCTAAGCTCCGTCTCTCTTCCAAGGTACAGATGCTTGGTCTTTTCGGTTTGATAATGTTTGAGTAGTTCATGGTGTTTTATCGTTTTTTTTTCCTGAAATGTTAATGTTGTACCGTACGAAATTGCGTGATTTGCTTTGTGAAAGATACTGAGATTCTTCTCTGATCTGTGAGTGTCGCagaattacatttttttttagtaATTGTGTGATCTGTTCGGTATTCGATTTGTCTAGAGTGGAAAATCAATTTATATCTGTTATGGAAATTAAGTTAGGAGAAAGATGAATCTCAACGTGATCGTGGCTCATGAATGCACAATAACCCATAATGGAATGGTTGGGTTTTGTCCAATGATCGAAACTCCTCGTGTCgaatgtttgttttttttttaaaaaaaattagtctcTGAAAACATACCAAATAAACATTAAAAGCCACATTCATCGGAGACGTGGCCAAGTGGCGGCTCTGTGAACTATTTTAGCCCAAAGATTCTCCATTGTTATCGAAATTGAGTGAAACGGGGGTGTTATCAAACTAGTGTCGTATGTTAATGATAATTGCAGGCTTCCAAACATGGAGTTGATCTgtgaaaaaataacaaaaatgtaAGAAGTTgtgcatttttatatttgataGCTTAGGTAATATACGGAAGAACTCTTTCAGCGTTGGACATCACGATTCCAATCAAAATACATTACCACCCTGGTATTACCTTCACAATTCTAGTGGAGAAAATGTATCAAGAAAggaaattttgataaaaatggTCCATGTACTGGCATTGAAGGACCCAATGTGTTAATTCTGCTTGAATTTAGAAACTTGAGAAACATTAAGTTTACCTTTGTCCTCACACTTGCTTTATTTAGACTAACTCAATCCAGTCTTTCACCCGGAGGAAAATAAGTTCATGTTACCTTGTTATTGCTATTTTCACATTCCTGGTTAAGTGTAAAACAGTTTTCCTATTTCTCATTCGACTCACAATAATTCTGATTCCGATGTTGATTTACAATCTCTAGGGTTTGCTGTCTGCTTGGAACTGTTCTACTGTAGTGAGAGCACAATCGAATGAGGTAAGGTTTCCCTCACGGATTTCATTTGAGGAACTCTTTTCAAACTTCTTTTGCCTTCAAGGTTGCTGTGGATGAATCCTCAAAAGGCGCATCCTCAAATCCTGTCAAGCCAGAGGCTTCACCTGTCGAAGCCAAGGATGTGAAGTTATCTAAGGAAGCTCCATCTGCCTCATTGGCATCAGAAGAATCAATATCTGAATTTATGAATCAAGTTTCAAATCTTGTCAAGTACGGATTGTCAGTTCCCAATGCCTGTGGGTGCCTCTTTCAACTTTTTATTGCGTGCAactttttcctcattttcctCATGCAGGTTGGTTGATTCTAAGGATATCGTGGAGCTGCGGTTGAAACAACTTGACTGTGAACTGTTAATACGTAAAAAGGAGGCCTTGGCTCCACCTCCTTCTTCTCCTGTCACATACATTCAATCACTACCTCAGCCTTCTGTACCGCTTCCTGTCCCAGCTTCAGCCTCTCCTTCACCAGCACCAGCACCAGCACCAGCACCAGCATCAGCAATTGTACCTACTCCACCTAAAGTTCAACCATCCAAGTCAACTCATCCACCTCTTAAATCTCCCATGGCTGGAACCCTCTACCGAAGTTCAGCACCTGGTGAACCACCATTTGTTCAGGTAACTAATGTCAATGATGACATTAGATCTTAAAATCCATGATACACAACTTTTGTGGTTTTTGTCTTTACTGTAAGAAATGCGAGACTGCATTCTTCAACAGTGTCTTCTAATTTTATCTTAACATAGATTTACTCCAACAAAAAACGGTTATGTGTGTACATGACAAGACAAGTAGATAAAGCACTCAATGCATTTCCTGCTGCTATGATCATATTATCTTCATACATAATACGCCCTTTACAGGTTGGATCTAAGGTACAGAAGGGACAGGTTCTGTGCATCATTGAGGCCATGAAATTGATGAATGAAATAGAAGTAAGCTTTCATTTTTGCAAATAATATGATACTGCCTCGACTGCTATTATTGTTTCTACTTTTCATTTTGAATTAGCCAAGTAAAATCAAACTATAGTTTCGGCTTCCTGGACTTCTCAATTCATAAAAACTTCAAAGGTATTAGGTTCGAAACATTGGTTACTTTAACATACTTGGACATTTGAGTATTATATTTTCTTTGTTCCTTAAAGTGAAATTTCCTTGAATACATAGTTATCAATCTTTGCACAGCCTGATCTCTTACATAACATGGTCCATTTCCTCCATTCATGGTCTTTCTAAAGAGTATATAGTTTCAGTACCTCATAGTATAAACTGTGTAAAGAATTTGTTACATATTGTGTTTTAGTGCTTAGTAACAGTAGATTTTATGAATGTTACCCAATCAATATCTCATGATATTTCTTGTATTTCCCATTGTTAATCCCCCAGCCACCTATGTCAGTTTATTAAATAAATCGAGCATACCGTGTTCATACCTTTTACTGTATTCTTTATATGCTACTACCGATTTAGGACTTGCATCATTCTGTGGTAAATTTATCATCCTTCTCTTACATGTCTCACAATCGCCTGAAACACGTATCTGCAGGCTGATCAATCTGGAACAATAGTCGAGATCCTTGTAGAAGACGGCAAGCCAGTCAGTGTCGACACTGTAAGTGATCGAACAGCATCATTTAATAACAAAACCGATTATTTCATTCTTGCTATGCATGATCTAATTACTTTTATACTTTTTTCTACAGCCCCTCTTTGTGATTGAACCCTAGAGCAGCAGCAGTCGAGGTACCTACATCACAGGTGCAATATGAGTGTGTTCGACGTGGGATCACggccaaatttatttattttaaaaaaaattgcacaCAGTGACTTTTATTTTGCAAGAATGGAACTTTTTGTTAGAAAGTTGAACTAAATCGAGCCTTGGTTAATTATTTTTGTGATATCAAGTTAAGAAGTTATCATCTATGAGTGTATTATAGTTTGACTATTGTATACTCCGAGTAATACTAAAATTCTCTTTCTAACAGCACCTTGTTGAACTCTTTTCATTTGAGAAATCCCCTGATTTTGGTGTGATCTCAAATTACTTTTgtgtattttttttgtaaaacttACTAAAATTTTCACATTCCTAGTTTTCAATATTAGAATTCTATGCATCCTTATCATGATTCGTGTCAT
Protein-coding sequences here:
- the LOC142536888 gene encoding biotin carboxyl carrier protein of acetyl-CoA carboxylase 1, chloroplastic → MATSFGAANATAASVAENARKSSPYLPLCRHHLCHSASSDKVSFCFSAKPKLRLSSKGLLSAWNCSTVVRAQSNEVAVDESSKGASSNPVKPEASPVEAKDVKLSKEAPSASLASEESISEFMNQVSNLVKLVDSKDIVELRLKQLDCELLIRKKEALAPPPSSPVTYIQSLPQPSVPLPVPASASPSPAPAPAPAPASAIVPTPPKVQPSKSTHPPLKSPMAGTLYRSSAPGEPPFVQVGSKVQKGQVLCIIEAMKLMNEIEADQSGTIVEILVEDGKPVSVDTPLFVIEP